Genomic window (Candidatus Paceibacterota bacterium):
CGGCTGCAAATATGCCATTAAGCTCATGAAGGAAAACACCGACGGCAAGGGTGGCTCGATCGTCAATATGTCTTCCCGTTCTGGCATCGTTGGTGTCCCCGGTGCGGCAGCTTACGCGTCAGCCAAAGCCGCTGTCAGAAACCACACAAAATCAGTCGCTCTATATTGTGCACAGCAAGGATATAAAATTCGTTGCAACTCCGTCCATCCAGGCACCATCATGACGGCTTTATGGAAAAACTTGCTCGGGGAAGGCCAGGCCTACGAGGAAAATCTCAAAAAATTTACCCAAGGCACTCCACTAGCTAGATTTGGGACACCTGAGGAAGTAGCCTACGCTGTGCTCTATCTTGCCTCAGACGAATCCTCCTACACGACAGGCTCAGAGCTCGTCATAGACGGTGGCATCCTCGCCGGAACCGAAACTAGCCCAGACACAGGATTGTCAAAATAAAACCAAATATAAACTAGTGCTGAAAAAAGCCTAAACCAGCCGTACTTTGTGGCATCCCGTTCCACATCAATAGTTTCCATTCATCTTTTTTAAACCAGTGAGACTTGTAGGAACAGATCACCACTCCGGCATTGTCTAGCTTGTAGAGGTAACTAGCATTGGCATATTCGCTGGCTGTGAGCTTTTTTCCATGAAGCATATACGACACGACCATGCTCAAAAAAATCCCATGCGTGACCATCAGCATGCGACTATGCCGCCTACTGGCGATAAAGCGTAAAAGCTTTTTGGCCCTAGCCTTGAGGTCGACAAAATTTTCTTCATCTGAAAAACGTAAGTGATCCGGATGGAAGCTCTTGTCTATCCGGTCTACGATTGACTGCACTTCTTGCTCTGCTTGGGAATGTCCCACTATCTCTGACGGATTTCTCCGCTCCACCAGCAAGTCGCAAAAATGGATTTTAAGATAAAGGGTTTCAGCAATGATTTCGGCTGTCTCCCGGGTGCGTTGAAAGGGACTGGAAAAAAGCACCTGGATTTTTTTGGGTTCCCGAGCGAGACCCTCCGCTGCTCGTCTAACCTGCTCTCTACCTTTTAGACTCAGCGGACCATCCGGACCCTGCCTGATCCCTCTAGCATTGAGCTCGCTCTCACCGTGTCGGATAAAATAGATTATTTTCGAGGCCATAAAGGAATTATATACTACGCGAGAGCCTTTTATAATGGTGCCAAATGAGCAATAGGGTGACAGCCTCAAAAAGCGTGAGCAGCAGTGTGAGAGTCGAAAAGGAAACTACCAGCTTGTAGAGTAGATAAAGAATGCCAAGTAAAAACAAGCCGATGGCATAAGGATAAAACCTAATTTTATTTCTGAGCAGCTCGACCACCAAGGCCAGCTTGACGATTCCATATATTAAAAGATAGAGACTCAAAAATATTTGAAGATTGTGGGTCAGGCTCTCGGAAGCTTTCAAAATATAGTTGGATAAAAAGTCATTAGGGTCTTCGAGCAATTCTCCCCGAGTGAGCGACACAAAGATCAGGTTGATCGTCGCCCGGCTGACGACTAGTAAAAATATTCCGGCGGCTAATTCAAAAAAACCATAAATGATTTTTCCGCCCAAAAAAAGCTTAAAGAAAAGGTCATATTCTTTTTCTTTTACTTCTTCTTTCATGCCCTTATTCTATCAGATTGAAAGCAAACGTAAGGTGCTATAATCTTAACACCATGCCTCAGGACCAAAATAGCTCAGACACTATCCGGCTCGAGCCTTCCTGGAAAAAAGTCCTCAAGGAGGAATTTGTAAAGCCTTATTTTAAGGACCTTCAGTCTTTTGTGCGGCAAGAATATCTCAAAGGTGGAGTTTACCCTTTGCCCAAGGATCTTTTTCGCGCTTTTGATATGTGTCCCTACGACAAAGTGAAAGTGATCATTCTTGGACAGGATCCATATCACGGGCCGCGCCAAGCCAACGGACTTTGTTTTGCGGTGCATGAGGACATCAAGCTACCACCTTCGCTCCAAAATATTTTTAAGGAAATTAAAAATGATCTAGGTATCACGCCTGAGCCAAATGGTGATTTGTCTCGCTGGGCGCACCAAGGGGTCCTTTTACTCAATGCTACCTTGACCGTGCGCGCCAGCAGCCCAGGCTCGCATCAAAACAAAGGCTGGGAAGAGTTTACCGATGCAGCCATTGAAAAACTTTCCCAAGATCGCGAAGGCCTCGTCTTTATGCTCTGGGGAAATTATGCCAAAAATAAAGGCCGCCTGATCGACCGCACCAAGCATCTCGTCCTCGAGTCGGC
Coding sequences:
- a CDS encoding SDR family oxidoreductase, whose translation is GCKYAIKLMKENTDGKGGSIVNMSSRSGIVGVPGAAAYASAKAAVRNHTKSVALYCAQQGYKIRCNSVHPGTIMTALWKNLLGEGQAYEENLKKFTQGTPLARFGTPEEVAYAVLYLASDESSYTTGSELVIDGGILAGTETSPDTGLSK
- a CDS encoding histidine phosphatase family protein, with product MASKIIYFIRHGESELNARGIRQGPDGPLSLKGREQVRRAAEGLAREPKKIQVLFSSPFQRTRETAEIIAETLYLKIHFCDLLVERRNPSEIVGHSQAEQEVQSIVDRIDKSFHPDHLRFSDEENFVDLKARAKKLLRFIASRRHSRMLMVTHGIFLSMVVSYMLHGKKLTASEYANASYLYKLDNAGVVICSYKSHWFKKDEWKLLMWNGMPQSTAGLGFFQH
- a CDS encoding DUF2127 domain-containing protein; translated protein: MKEEVKEKEYDLFFKLFLGGKIIYGFFELAAGIFLLVVSRATINLIFVSLTRGELLEDPNDFLSNYILKASESLTHNLQIFLSLYLLIYGIVKLALVVELLRNKIRFYPYAIGLFLLGILYLLYKLVVSFSTLTLLLTLFEAVTLLLIWHHYKRLSRSI
- the ung gene encoding uracil-DNA glycosylase, translated to MPQDQNSSDTIRLEPSWKKVLKEEFVKPYFKDLQSFVRQEYLKGGVYPLPKDLFRAFDMCPYDKVKVIILGQDPYHGPRQANGLCFAVHEDIKLPPSLQNIFKEIKNDLGITPEPNGDLSRWAHQGVLLLNATLTVRASSPGSHQNKGWEEFTDAAIEKLSQDREGLVFMLWGNYAKNKGRLIDRTKHLVLESAHPSPFSAYNGFFGCKHFSQANEYLKKNGADEISWK